A section of the Thermotoga caldifontis AZM44c09 genome encodes:
- a CDS encoding PhoPQ-activated protein PqaA family protein, with amino-acid sequence MKKIFVLLLVVLTSIAMCQELFDYVRTHKEVDYSIVSEKTTESGFKLIHVLLKSQTWREFEWKHDVLIVVPPTVEFENVAVLYITGDFDPTRTQEVEDYLWIAEKFGAPFVVLGDVPNQPIFGLREDDLIAHTFVQYAETNDPTWPLLFPMTTSAVAAMDMVQEMLNVERFLLTGASKRGWTTWLTAVVDERVFAIAPIVFDNLNFAKQLAQQLQMYGDYSKSISPYVERDLPRYVHTEIGQKLLKMVDPYSYKDQLRMPKYIVNATNDEYWTIYSSMLYFFDLPGQNYLLYVPNNPHGIKNIPYVVDNASSFFKLALKNALPRVDFEISDGKIVVKQDPAIRQVYLHRAVSDTTDFRKSLWLRFPVLPEEGVYSISVEPPANRHVAYYAEIVLEIEGLTLSVCTPGVYR; translated from the coding sequence ATGAAAAAAATCTTTGTGTTGTTACTTGTGGTACTGACATCGATCGCTATGTGCCAGGAATTGTTCGATTATGTTCGCACACATAAGGAAGTAGATTACAGTATCGTGTCAGAAAAAACCACAGAGAGTGGTTTCAAGCTCATTCATGTGCTTTTGAAGAGCCAAACGTGGCGCGAGTTCGAATGGAAGCACGATGTCTTGATAGTGGTGCCTCCCACGGTCGAATTCGAAAATGTCGCCGTGCTGTACATCACCGGGGACTTCGATCCGACCAGGACTCAGGAAGTCGAAGATTATCTGTGGATCGCAGAAAAATTCGGTGCGCCCTTCGTGGTGCTCGGCGACGTGCCGAACCAGCCCATCTTCGGGCTCAGAGAAGACGATCTCATAGCACACACCTTCGTTCAGTACGCCGAGACGAACGATCCAACCTGGCCTCTACTCTTCCCCATGACCACATCGGCAGTTGCCGCGATGGACATGGTTCAGGAAATGTTGAACGTCGAGAGATTCTTGCTGACCGGTGCGTCGAAGCGGGGATGGACCACCTGGCTGACGGCCGTTGTGGACGAGAGGGTCTTCGCCATAGCACCGATCGTGTTCGACAACCTCAACTTCGCGAAACAGCTCGCGCAGCAACTGCAGATGTACGGTGATTACAGCAAGAGCATCTCGCCGTACGTCGAAAGGGATCTGCCACGGTACGTCCACACGGAGATCGGGCAGAAGCTTTTGAAGATGGTCGACCCTTACAGCTACAAGGACCAGCTGAGAATGCCAAAGTACATCGTGAACGCCACGAACGACGAGTACTGGACCATCTATTCGAGCATGCTGTACTTCTTCGACCTTCCCGGACAGAATTATCTTCTGTACGTGCCGAACAATCCACACGGCATAAAGAACATTCCGTACGTCGTCGACAACGCTTCTTCTTTCTTCAAGCTTGCATTGAAGAACGCCCTTCCGAGGGTTGATTTCGAAATTTCTGATGGAAAGATCGTTGTGAAACAGGATCCCGCGATCCGGCAGGTCTATCTGCACAGGGCCGTTTCTGACACGACCGACTTCAGAAAATCCCTCTGGCTCAGATTTCCTGTTCTACCAGAAGAAGGTGTATACTCGATTTCGGTCGAACCACCTGCGAACAGACACGTCGCGTACTACGCAGAGATCGTGCTCGAGATCGAAGGTCTAACGCTGAGCGTGTGTACACCGGGGGTGTACAGATGA
- a CDS encoding ABC transporter ATP-binding protein, with product MDERKQPGARDSDRKSVHERIFALKVKDLRVSYDELLVIDGVDLQVEYGETVAVLGPSGCGKTTLLKALLNLVPYSGEVVLNVDKVGYMPQRDTLFEWMNCLDNVALPLFLNGTNRQQARRMAMEYLKKVQLEEWALRSVHELSGGMRQRVSLARALVTGAKFLLMDEPFSSVDAQTRRSLQLLFSDLVVREGITVLLVTHSVEEAVFLADRVVLLSQRPAKVRKIFNVELKKPRTIEVLADPFYQELVSRIYQEIFSSPVRSSQKQL from the coding sequence GTGGATGAGAGAAAACAACCTGGTGCCAGAGATTCAGATAGAAAAAGCGTTCACGAACGAATTTTTGCCCTGAAGGTGAAAGATCTCAGAGTATCGTACGATGAACTTCTGGTCATAGACGGTGTGGATCTGCAGGTCGAGTACGGCGAGACTGTGGCCGTGCTCGGCCCTTCTGGATGCGGTAAAACTACCTTGCTGAAGGCCCTTTTGAATCTCGTACCCTACAGTGGTGAAGTGGTTCTGAACGTCGACAAGGTTGGTTACATGCCCCAGCGCGACACGCTGTTCGAATGGATGAACTGCCTCGACAACGTTGCCCTGCCACTTTTTCTGAACGGTACGAACAGGCAGCAGGCCAGAAGAATGGCGATGGAATATTTGAAAAAAGTCCAGCTCGAGGAGTGGGCCCTGAGATCGGTTCACGAGCTTTCAGGTGGTATGAGGCAAAGAGTTTCACTCGCGCGCGCACTGGTCACGGGGGCGAAGTTCTTGCTGATGGATGAACCTTTCAGCTCCGTCGACGCCCAGACGCGGAGAAGTCTGCAGCTGCTTTTTTCCGACCTGGTGGTTAGAGAGGGTATCACCGTGCTGCTGGTGACGCACAGCGTGGAAGAAGCCGTCTTTCTCGCAGACAGAGTCGTGTTGCTCTCTCAAAGGCCCGCGAAGGTAAGGAAGATCTTCAATGTGGAACTGAAAAAACCGAGGACCATAGAGGTCCTCGCCGATCCTTTCTATCAGGAGTTGGTTTCACGCATCTACCAGGAGATTTTCTCAAGCCCGGTTCGATCTTCCCAAAAACAGCTCTAA
- the panD gene encoding aspartate 1-decarboxylase, protein MMRFMLKSKLHMATVTEKNLEYEGSIEIDEELMKAVDLKENELVLVADVNNGARFETYVIKGKPNSGVIALNGAAARLVEVGDKIIIMSFGLFNEDEYAGPRVAILGDGNRIKELKN, encoded by the coding sequence ATGATGCGGTTCATGTTGAAATCGAAGCTCCACATGGCCACGGTGACAGAAAAGAACTTGGAGTACGAAGGAAGTATAGAAATAGATGAAGAGCTCATGAAAGCGGTGGATCTGAAAGAGAACGAACTCGTCTTGGTGGCGGATGTGAACAACGGTGCGAGGTTCGAAACCTACGTGATAAAAGGAAAACCGAACAGCGGTGTGATAGCTTTGAATGGAGCCGCCGCAAGGTTGGTGGAAGTTGGAGATAAGATCATCATCATGAGCTTCGGTCTGTTCAACGAAGATGAATACGCCGGCCCCAGGGTAGCGATACTTGGAGATGGAAACCGAATAAAGGAACTGAAAAACTGA
- a CDS encoding KaiC domain-containing protein, translating into MERYEGYESQAEPRIVEESIIVMDEAVKQSPKIVGIPTGVEGLDELFFTVEVKDGKPVKKPLGGIPAYAVINVTGVSDTGKSLLVEQFAVAQAVRGERVAFITVESPAVFVARGLEVRAAAMGYDPGKIEKNIILIDAASHATLRENIPDLLTTLAHVIKEYKVRFVVIDSVTGLYENREVAARTIVRRLFNFMKKWYQTALFVSQKRSGHEELTAEAAGGYAVSHIVDGCFVLAKELVDSPYKSKVYGKPVGDIVRLFRIDGCRLSGHDTRTYIMEITETGLVRITNPLGGR; encoded by the coding sequence ATGGAACGGTACGAAGGCTACGAATCCCAGGCCGAACCAAGGATAGTTGAAGAAAGCATCATCGTGATGGACGAAGCGGTGAAACAGAGTCCAAAGATCGTCGGTATTCCAACTGGGGTCGAAGGTCTGGACGAGCTGTTCTTCACGGTGGAGGTTAAGGACGGGAAGCCTGTCAAGAAACCGCTCGGGGGAATTCCGGCTTACGCCGTCATCAACGTCACAGGGGTTTCGGACACTGGAAAATCGCTCCTCGTAGAACAGTTTGCAGTTGCCCAGGCGGTGCGTGGTGAAAGGGTGGCGTTCATAACAGTTGAATCCCCAGCAGTTTTCGTGGCGAGGGGGCTTGAGGTACGCGCCGCCGCGATGGGTTACGATCCTGGTAAGATCGAGAAGAACATAATCTTGATCGATGCGGCTTCCCACGCGACCTTGAGGGAGAACATCCCAGATCTGCTCACAACGCTCGCGCACGTTATAAAGGAATACAAGGTGAGGTTCGTGGTCATAGATTCCGTCACCGGACTTTATGAGAACAGAGAAGTTGCCGCACGCACGATCGTGCGCCGATTGTTCAACTTCATGAAGAAATGGTACCAGACAGCATTGTTCGTTTCACAAAAGCGAAGCGGACACGAAGAACTCACCGCCGAGGCCGCTGGAGGATACGCGGTGAGCCACATTGTGGACGGTTGTTTCGTTCTTGCGAAGGAACTTGTGGACAGTCCTTACAAGTCAAAAGTATATGGAAAACCGGTTGGAGACATCGTTAGACTCTTCAGAATCGATGGATGCAGGCTTTCGGGTCACGATACCCGGACCTACATCATGGAAATCACGGAAACAGGTCTCGTGAGGATCACCAATCCGCTCGGTGGGAGGTGA
- a CDS encoding type II secretion system protein, giving the protein MKKLRGMSRGFTLIELLIVLAVIAALLSIVTPTAWNAVRRANAARVAATMRNIKTAVESYVYVERKDPTELNNNIQKLVDTGYLSSSPTDFNLTVVSQSWDQTGTATVTISYTGSLDLDDVQKFLPEATKSSDNKPALVFKVFKYW; this is encoded by the coding sequence ATGAAGAAACTCAGAGGTATGTCGAGAGGTTTCACACTGATTGAACTTTTGATCGTTCTGGCAGTGATCGCAGCGTTGCTGTCGATTGTGACACCGACGGCGTGGAATGCTGTCAGGCGAGCGAACGCAGCACGTGTGGCTGCCACGATGAGGAACATAAAAACCGCTGTTGAGAGCTACGTATATGTCGAAAGAAAAGACCCCACCGAACTCAATAATAATATCCAGAAACTGGTGGACACTGGCTATCTCAGCTCTAGTCCTACAGACTTCAACCTTACAGTTGTAAGTCAAAGCTGGGATCAAACAGGTACCGCGACAGTTACGATAAGTTATACAGGTAGCCTTGATCTTGATGATGTACAAAAGTTTCTCCCAGAGGCTACTAAAAGCTCAGACAATAAGCCAGCGCTTGTTTTTAAGGTCTTCAAGTACTGGTGA
- a CDS encoding patatin-like phospholipase family protein, protein MNAFLAAATSVALVLSGGGARGAYQIGVWKALRELNIDIVAVYGTSVGAINGALIAYGDYDFAERAWLEVDFEDVMNVPEEMKKILTGGLFEVNIFKAFEVARDLIQSGGIDIGPLREKLKTLLPEDRIRNSKVHYGLVTYCISDLKPYTLYIEDIPEGLLADYILSSANFPLFKREEISGKLFIDGGIYSNVPVRMAVEKGWENILVVDIGTIGLTDILDYLRVFRDRNRIGYIRPREHFGNVMNFDREVIRKYFIEGYLDTLAYFGKLHGEYYYLSSDEDVLKQMYTKLSVEERDIAAALLGIKVPTHLPAEQQYESFILPRLRLEALAFFEDSKKVSLRLLENLAKILKVERLRIYTPFELLEAIVHSAEPEDLLSRLAVQVRYRKVLDFVLLLYKSYTKKPIQWEK, encoded by the coding sequence ATGAACGCGTTTCTGGCAGCCGCGACGAGCGTGGCGTTGGTGCTTTCCGGTGGGGGCGCGCGTGGGGCTTATCAGATAGGTGTATGGAAAGCGTTACGTGAGCTGAACATAGACATCGTTGCCGTTTACGGAACCTCCGTGGGAGCGATCAACGGTGCTCTCATCGCCTACGGTGATTACGACTTCGCCGAAAGGGCCTGGCTCGAGGTGGACTTCGAAGATGTGATGAACGTTCCTGAAGAGATGAAAAAGATCCTGACAGGAGGACTTTTCGAGGTCAACATCTTTAAAGCCTTTGAGGTCGCGAGGGATTTGATCCAGAGTGGAGGTATAGACATCGGTCCGTTGAGGGAAAAATTGAAAACCCTGCTGCCGGAAGATAGGATAAGGAATTCGAAAGTTCACTACGGCCTCGTGACTTACTGCATCAGCGATTTGAAACCCTACACGCTCTACATAGAAGATATCCCTGAAGGCCTGCTCGCCGACTACATACTCTCCAGCGCCAACTTTCCTCTGTTCAAAAGAGAGGAGATCTCTGGAAAGCTCTTCATCGACGGTGGTATCTACAGCAACGTCCCGGTGCGCATGGCGGTTGAGAAAGGCTGGGAGAACATACTCGTTGTGGACATAGGCACGATCGGGCTGACGGACATACTGGATTATCTGAGAGTTTTCCGTGATCGGAACCGCATCGGATACATCAGGCCGAGGGAACATTTCGGGAACGTGATGAACTTCGACAGAGAAGTGATCAGGAAATACTTCATCGAAGGCTATCTCGACACGCTCGCCTATTTTGGAAAACTGCACGGTGAATACTACTACCTTTCGAGCGACGAGGACGTTTTGAAGCAGATGTATACGAAGCTCAGCGTCGAAGAGAGAGACATCGCGGCAGCCTTGCTCGGCATCAAAGTTCCCACCCATCTGCCCGCAGAGCAACAGTACGAATCTTTCATACTTCCCCGTCTGAGGCTCGAGGCTCTGGCGTTCTTCGAAGATTCCAAGAAGGTGTCCCTCAGATTGCTCGAAAATCTGGCGAAGATTTTGAAAGTAGAGAGGCTGAGAATTTACACCCCATTCGAACTCCTGGAGGCCATTGTCCACAGCGCTGAGCCGGAAGATCTTTTGAGCAGACTGGCAGTGCAGGTGAGATACCGGAAGGTTCTGGACTTCGTACTGCTTCTGTATAAGAGCTACACGAAGAAGCCGATACAATGGGAAAAATGA
- a CDS encoding ABC transporter substrate-binding protein produces MRKFWLALILFCTLAFAQQVVVVLDWYPNTNHTGLYVALEKGFFAEEGLSVSIVEPAKMSAEQMVASGNAHFGVSFQEFVTYARAEGLPVVSIAAVIQHNTSGFTWLKASGISSPKDWEGKTYGAWGTEIEEAMLRTIARKYGVDWSKIKMQTVGQLDFVTGLRQRVFDFQWVFYGWEVIAAKLAGLDVEFLALKDIDEVFDYYTPVLITSEKLIQQSPELVRKFLRAVSRGYAYAKNNPEESARILLKYAPELDEKLVIESQKYLSTKYWEDSPKWGWQDEKVWRRFYEWMRENNLVPEIQIEKAFTNEFLP; encoded by the coding sequence GTGAGAAAGTTCTGGCTTGCTCTCATCCTGTTCTGCACACTCGCCTTTGCTCAGCAGGTCGTTGTCGTGCTGGACTGGTATCCCAACACTAACCACACGGGTCTCTACGTGGCGCTCGAGAAAGGCTTCTTTGCGGAGGAAGGATTGAGCGTGTCCATAGTTGAACCGGCGAAGATGAGCGCCGAACAGATGGTGGCGAGCGGCAACGCACACTTCGGTGTGAGCTTTCAGGAGTTCGTCACCTACGCCCGCGCCGAGGGCCTTCCTGTGGTCTCCATCGCCGCGGTGATCCAGCACAACACGAGTGGATTCACCTGGCTCAAAGCTTCAGGCATCTCCTCACCAAAAGATTGGGAAGGAAAGACGTACGGTGCGTGGGGTACGGAGATCGAGGAAGCCATGCTGAGAACGATCGCCAGAAAGTACGGTGTCGACTGGTCGAAGATCAAGATGCAGACTGTTGGACAGCTCGACTTCGTGACGGGTTTGAGGCAGAGAGTCTTCGACTTTCAGTGGGTCTTCTATGGCTGGGAAGTGATAGCAGCGAAACTCGCGGGACTGGATGTGGAATTTTTAGCCTTGAAAGACATAGACGAAGTTTTCGATTACTACACGCCCGTCCTCATCACCAGCGAGAAGTTGATCCAGCAATCGCCCGAGCTGGTGAGAAAGTTTTTGAGAGCGGTGAGCAGGGGTTACGCTTACGCGAAAAACAACCCTGAAGAGTCCGCAAGGATACTGCTCAAGTACGCACCGGAGCTGGATGAGAAACTGGTCATCGAGTCTCAGAAATATCTGTCTACGAAGTACTGGGAAGATTCACCGAAGTGGGGCTGGCAGGATGAAAAAGTGTGGAGGAGGTTCTACGAGTGGATGAGAGAAAACAACCTGGTGCCAGAGATTCAGATAGAAAAAGCGTTCACGAACGAATTTTTGCCCTGA
- a CDS encoding efflux RND transporter permease subunit: MNVARQAARRPVAVFMLLVAIASLGVIALRKLQLELIPNIEYPYAAVFATYMGAGTEEVEQLVTEPLERIIATVPGVKRFTSVSQPGLSFILIEYEWGVDVLSASSRLERYLSLAQANLPEGVKPSVVEFDPSLLPVFVFSTEHDVDSFIDRIKRLPDVAGVEVLGRPNKRVVVRLDPEKVEQFGLDLSLMEMFLSGNAIYPMGQVKDENGNVYPITVDARFKSLDDLKNAVVGFRGLTYQGLMNGQLPKLLVPIRLGQVASIEIVEEEVRGLVRVNGRATNVVAIRKRSGANTVESVRQVKKLLKELGISYTPLIDQSLYTQRAVDNLLKNLLLGLLCASLVVALFVPNVFSTMIVSFSIPVSLVVAIVLMYFFRLNFDLLTLGGLTMAVGMLVDNAIVVFENIFRHKSEGLDYLDAAAVGTREVFGAIFASTATTVIVFVPLLFTESFAATMFKYFAATLSLSLGASLAVASVLVPAGSRWIMSKRIGVYERFRDSYRKALEKSLDKKYLVLAIVLLSLIISVFIVLNKPRSFTPKFESNTLTITLKMKEQAGYEKTSQTASRLEKFILDKKEKFGIESVYCEVGVTSELSQIVGGASEDKATLYVWFRGKRSEYVKNKQLLLEELSKLELEDATLSVGESDIMSELFGYPLTVVLKGKDINDLLSEAERLSEALKQKNVGQIAIRGKATLETMLVQIDRNRSIFSSLLPGQILMEFQRRTVGQAIGVVSTQEGNLPVYVTTSQIRTVQDVENVTFKSTMGQHVPLELVANVGKRETLMSISHLDGERVVYVDVTKTDLPVSRLTKIVEETVSELGLKVDHELSGQKNSMDTLFSEFRTIIVVAAILVYMLLAAQFESLTVPLVIFTSVPVVLIALALVMLIFNYELNLPVLVGTLTLVGTVVNNAIVMASFVLQRMRSSKEASFRSILTEAASLRLRPILMTSLTTILALIPVALSRAEGSELESPIAWTIVFGLSVTTLFTLFVVPMLLELFLGRSNRA; this comes from the coding sequence ATGAACGTGGCAAGGCAGGCTGCAAGAAGACCTGTTGCGGTGTTCATGCTCCTCGTTGCCATCGCTTCTCTCGGTGTGATAGCCCTCCGAAAGCTTCAACTCGAACTGATTCCGAACATCGAATATCCCTACGCTGCCGTTTTCGCCACGTACATGGGTGCGGGCACCGAAGAAGTCGAACAGCTCGTCACCGAACCGCTGGAACGCATCATCGCCACAGTTCCTGGTGTGAAGAGGTTCACTTCCGTTTCTCAACCCGGTCTATCCTTCATCCTCATAGAGTACGAGTGGGGCGTGGATGTGCTCTCCGCCTCGTCCCGGCTCGAAAGGTATCTGAGCCTCGCGCAGGCGAACCTTCCAGAAGGAGTGAAACCTTCCGTTGTGGAGTTCGATCCCTCGCTGCTGCCCGTGTTCGTGTTCTCGACGGAACACGATGTCGACAGTTTCATCGATCGGATAAAGAGACTGCCAGACGTGGCGGGGGTCGAAGTTCTCGGTAGACCGAACAAACGTGTTGTCGTGAGGCTCGATCCAGAGAAAGTGGAACAGTTCGGCCTGGATCTCTCACTCATGGAGATGTTCCTTTCAGGCAACGCGATCTATCCCATGGGTCAGGTGAAAGACGAGAACGGTAACGTTTATCCCATCACGGTGGACGCACGTTTCAAAAGTTTGGATGATCTGAAGAACGCAGTCGTTGGATTCAGGGGACTCACCTACCAGGGACTCATGAACGGCCAGCTTCCAAAACTTTTGGTGCCGATCAGGCTGGGGCAGGTCGCTTCGATCGAGATCGTTGAGGAAGAGGTCAGGGGATTGGTCAGGGTCAACGGGCGTGCGACGAACGTTGTGGCGATCAGGAAAAGATCCGGTGCGAACACCGTGGAGAGTGTGAGACAGGTCAAGAAGCTTCTGAAGGAACTCGGTATCAGCTACACACCCTTGATCGATCAATCTCTCTACACGCAGAGGGCCGTGGACAACCTGCTGAAGAACCTTCTTTTAGGTTTGCTGTGTGCATCGTTAGTGGTCGCACTGTTCGTGCCGAACGTCTTCAGCACGATGATAGTGTCTTTCAGTATTCCCGTTTCGCTCGTCGTTGCCATCGTGCTCATGTATTTCTTCAGATTGAACTTCGATCTTTTGACGCTCGGTGGTCTCACGATGGCGGTGGGCATGCTCGTCGACAACGCGATCGTGGTGTTCGAAAACATCTTCAGACACAAGAGTGAAGGACTCGACTATCTGGATGCCGCCGCCGTGGGAACGAGGGAAGTTTTCGGTGCGATCTTCGCTTCAACCGCAACGACAGTTATAGTCTTCGTACCGCTCCTCTTCACGGAGAGCTTCGCTGCCACGATGTTCAAGTACTTCGCCGCCACGCTTTCTCTCTCGCTCGGAGCCTCGCTCGCGGTGGCCAGTGTGCTCGTACCCGCAGGTTCCAGATGGATAATGTCGAAAAGGATCGGAGTCTATGAAAGGTTCAGAGACAGTTACAGAAAAGCTCTGGAAAAATCGCTCGATAAGAAATATCTCGTGCTCGCGATTGTCCTTCTCTCGCTGATCATCAGCGTCTTCATCGTGTTGAACAAACCCAGAAGTTTCACCCCCAAGTTCGAGTCGAACACGCTCACGATCACGCTGAAGATGAAAGAACAGGCCGGTTACGAGAAAACATCTCAGACCGCTTCCAGATTGGAGAAGTTCATTCTGGACAAAAAGGAGAAGTTCGGCATCGAGAGCGTCTATTGCGAAGTGGGTGTGACGAGTGAACTGTCACAGATCGTTGGAGGAGCGAGTGAGGACAAAGCCACACTGTACGTCTGGTTCAGAGGTAAAAGGTCCGAATACGTGAAGAACAAGCAGCTGTTGCTGGAAGAACTTTCGAAACTGGAACTTGAAGATGCCACTCTGAGCGTTGGTGAATCCGACATCATGTCTGAGTTGTTCGGATATCCTTTGACCGTCGTGCTCAAAGGGAAAGATATCAACGACTTGCTGAGCGAAGCCGAGAGATTGAGTGAGGCGCTGAAACAGAAAAACGTTGGACAGATCGCAATCCGTGGCAAAGCCACTCTGGAAACGATGCTGGTGCAGATAGATCGAAACAGGTCGATCTTTTCCAGCTTGCTGCCAGGTCAGATACTGATGGAATTTCAGAGACGTACCGTGGGACAGGCCATCGGCGTCGTTTCGACTCAGGAAGGTAACCTGCCAGTTTACGTCACAACATCGCAGATCAGAACAGTTCAAGATGTAGAGAACGTAACGTTCAAAAGCACTATGGGTCAACACGTGCCACTCGAGCTGGTAGCGAACGTTGGAAAGAGAGAGACTTTGATGTCCATCTCACACCTGGACGGCGAACGCGTGGTCTACGTCGACGTGACGAAGACGGATTTGCCCGTTTCGAGATTGACGAAGATCGTGGAAGAAACTGTGAGCGAACTGGGATTGAAGGTCGATCACGAGCTTTCAGGACAGAAGAATTCGATGGACACGCTTTTCTCAGAGTTCAGAACGATCATCGTGGTCGCCGCGATACTCGTCTACATGCTCTTGGCGGCGCAGTTTGAATCCCTCACAGTTCCTCTGGTCATATTCACATCCGTCCCAGTGGTTCTGATCGCGCTGGCTCTCGTGATGCTCATCTTCAATTACGAATTGAACTTACCCGTGCTCGTTGGGACTCTGACGCTCGTTGGCACCGTTGTGAACAACGCGATCGTCATGGCGAGCTTCGTACTCCAGAGAATGAGAAGCTCTAAAGAAGCATCGTTCAGATCCATTCTGACAGAAGCGGCTTCGCTCAGGCTCAGACCCATCTTGATGACCAGCCTCACCACGATCCTCGCACTGATACCAGTCGCTCTGAGCAGAGCCGAAGGATCGGAACTCGAATCGCCCATCGCGTGGACGATCGTGTTCGGCCTGAGCGTGACGACACTCTTCACACTGTTCGTCGTCCCGATGCTTTTAGAGCTGTTTTTGGGAAGATCGAACCGGGCTTGA
- a CDS encoding coiled-coil domain-containing protein encodes MKRFLALTVALVILAAAVSFAAGRFGNVPQVNRFVPAPQMQRFAPAWKEPVAPAPRYQARQQLTYEEMFKDMNLTKEQAQQMLDAIEEAKAKLEALEKEYKDLYDQSKNMTVYEFRNKVRELNQKRAEIMQQLRERLEQTIRVEQLQQLMQTYRLRRIVKYGDPRFGWKFDGFRGPAFLDEEFIDALEEYIK; translated from the coding sequence GTGAAAAGGTTCTTAGCACTGACAGTGGCACTGGTGATTTTGGCAGCAGCGGTGAGTTTTGCAGCAGGAAGGTTCGGAAACGTTCCACAGGTGAATAGGTTCGTACCTGCTCCGCAGATGCAGAGGTTCGCTCCGGCTTGGAAGGAGCCAGTAGCACCGGCACCGAGATACCAAGCGAGACAGCAACTCACTTACGAAGAGATGTTCAAAGACATGAACCTCACCAAGGAGCAGGCCCAGCAGATGCTCGACGCGATCGAGGAAGCCAAGGCAAAGCTCGAAGCACTCGAAAAGGAATACAAAGATCTTTACGATCAGTCCAAGAACATGACAGTCTACGAGTTCAGGAACAAGGTCAGAGAACTCAATCAAAAACGTGCGGAGATCATGCAGCAGCTGCGTGAAAGGCTCGAACAAACCATCAGGGTTGAACAGCTACAACAGCTGATGCAAACTTACAGACTCAGAAGGATCGTGAAATACGGTGATCCGAGGTTTGGCTGGAAGTTTGACGGATTCAGAGGACCAGCGTTCCTGGACGAAGAGTTCATCGACGCGCTCGAAGAATACATCAAGTGA
- the cuyB gene encoding cysteate racemase — MKKVAGIVGGMGSLSTVDFLKKVVESTYAEKDQDHIRMIVDFNTQVPDRTTSLLHNGEDPTPYLVDSVRRLQKAGADFALFVCNTAHAFLEKVQAQVDIPILNLPKLALEKLMEIGIKGAWLTGTKGLIASGVYQRAAKELGFDLKVPDPSVQDSVMNVIYSVKAGKLQQAKRIWLEEVEPHLDGYVLLACTELPVVACSERVKLIDLNELWARMIVEMCGGRLK; from the coding sequence ATGAAAAAGGTCGCAGGCATCGTCGGCGGGATGGGCTCACTCTCAACGGTTGATTTTTTGAAGAAAGTCGTCGAATCAACCTACGCGGAGAAGGATCAGGACCACATACGCATGATCGTCGACTTCAACACCCAGGTCCCGGACAGGACCACCTCACTGCTGCACAACGGGGAAGATCCCACGCCCTATCTGGTCGACTCGGTCAGAAGGCTGCAGAAAGCCGGTGCGGACTTCGCACTCTTCGTGTGCAACACCGCGCACGCCTTCCTGGAGAAGGTCCAGGCGCAGGTCGACATCCCGATCCTGAACCTTCCAAAGCTGGCGCTGGAGAAATTGATGGAGATTGGAATCAAAGGCGCATGGCTCACGGGGACCAAGGGGCTGATCGCGAGCGGAGTGTACCAGAGGGCAGCGAAAGAATTAGGGTTCGATCTGAAGGTTCCAGATCCTTCCGTGCAGGATTCCGTGATGAACGTGATCTATTCAGTGAAGGCTGGAAAGCTGCAACAGGCAAAACGGATCTGGCTCGAAGAGGTTGAACCACACCTCGATGGGTACGTACTTTTGGCGTGCACCGAGCTTCCCGTGGTTGCGTGCAGTGAGAGGGTGAAGCTGATCGATCTGAACGAGCTGTGGGCGAGGATGATCGTGGAGATGTGCGGTGGGAGGTTGAAATAG